From the genome of Desulfobacterales bacterium:
TTTTTTGCTTTGAGAATGTCGGACACAAAAACGGAAGCAATTCCCCACCGATATATCAGCCGACCGGTGCCCGACTCCCCCCGCCAGCGGTTTAATGCATTCCGGTTCGAAAGCCTGGCGCGAGGGCCCTTCAATTGAAACTCCCGACTCGCGATCAGATCTTGGACCTTACGATCACCCAGCAAATTTTCCATGCCGGGAGATTCAAAGACAAAATAAAGCCACTTTTGGACGAAGGCCTTGGTAAGAGTCGGTATCCTGGCTGTATTGAGCCCCTGACTCATCCAGAATTCCTCAAGATTCCTATACCAGCTTGTTAATTCCACATATCGCACCCCCAGGCCGGCTTTCCATTCTTCCATTTTTTGGTTGAAACTTTCAGACCAGTCCTGTCGTTCAGCAGCCTCTGAAAGCATAAGGTTATAATAAAGAGCAGCACCGTGGATTACCTCAGAAAAATTGCGAGCATGCAGAAGCGAACGGGATAGCTCCGGGGAGAGCGATCTAACGACTGGGTGTTCCCACGGATAATCCGCTTTAACAAATCTTTTTTCTCGAAGTAGTTGTGCAAAAAAGCTGTCGGGATAGAGCATTAAAACGCGCTCTTTAAGATAATCTGCCTCATTTGCTGAGAGTTCGAGGCTGGCGTGTTGCTTGAAGTCTTTGGAAGGTTCTGGTATGCCCGGATGCCAGTTGGTGAACCTCTTTAAGTCCCCAAACTCCTCGTCGGCCTCTTCACCCACTAACGATCCGGCCTTGTAATAAAAGTCAAGGCTGCGATGATATTGCTCCTGAGAGCCGACAAAGCGACGAATTCCCCACGAACGGAGTCCAGCCCAGTATATGTTGCTCGCAAGCCGAACAAGGTTCTTTTTAGCATCTTTTCCGATTACACCTTCTGCGTTTCCATTTTTAAGGAGTGTAAAAATCAGATCTGTTTCAAATTTTCTTGCACGTGCGCCTATTTGGGCTGAAGCAGTGCGTCTTTTTTCAAAATCAATATACATCCAAGGAATTAACAGCATATACTTGGGGCGGGTTTGAATAGTGCTTGTACCTGGAAAAAAATGATCTGAAAATGCATCACGGATGGTCCCAATCCCCAGTTCGTCGCGGGTGTCGCGTTCGCTGAAAAGTTGAACCACATCCAGCATCTGCCGGCGCTCTTTCTCTGAGAAGTCTATCCAACCGAATTTGGACACCATAGCGAGATCGTCACAATTAAAGGTTTGTGTCGTGATGATTATAAAAAAGGTTGACGCGATGCGATCAGTTCATTGATCCTTTTCATCATGTAGCCGATGCTCCTGCATCCGGATAAAGGAACATCAATTCTCTTTGATTCGAAAATCTTTCTCACCATGTCCAAGTAGTTCCGCCCGCCCAATACGACGATTCTTCTATATCTGCCAAAACCTCTTTTAGTTGCCTGAGCTTTCAGTTTTTCAAGATTTATCGGGTTTGATTTTTTATGTTTAAAACTGACGTTATATGGTTCCGGAATGACATCGCAGGGTTTCAGAAACCCATATTTGGCAGAGATAATAAACCAGGAGTTTGGATAAAACTTCCTGGCGTATTCCCGGCATTTTCGGGCAAATGGGCCGGTATAAACATCCATGGCTTTGGTAGGACCTGCATCTGGATGCTTATCCCAGATTTTCGCCTTTCCGCAGGGAATGATACAAAGTGTTTTCATGTGTTTAAGGCCACTGTGTCTTTTTCTATATAGACCTTTCCTTTTATACAAAAATCAGCTGCTTCACATCTACCCGCCTATCATTTCGCGGATAAGAGAGGCACTTACGACAAAATTCCTCACACTTAATAAGATTTTAAAAAAAGGTTTTGCTGACAGAAAGGGCAAAGAGTTAGAAAAATAAAAAAACCCCTTTTCTCATGTTTGAGAACATAGGGGTTTTATCAGGTTGATCTCCATTGATCCTCCCATTAAAATAAAATAATCAATAAAAAAGACCCATATCGCCCGCTGTTAGCGAAAAGATTTTTGGAATGTTGCGAACGGTTACGACACCATTGTCGAACCAAAATTTATTTGTATCGCAAATAAAAACGAATTGTCAAGAAATTATAATAGTTAGAAATAGTTATAAGATAGACATATTTTACATCATTCTCTTTGCATCCAGGAAAGCACCATGTCAACCTGATGCGATGTTTCAGGTGAGGATTTGTCCTTATCTTCGGTGTCTATACGCAGCTTTTGGATAAGGGTTAACGCCTTTTGATCTGAAGCAATCCTATGCCTTGCAAGATAGCAGCCCACCACCGTGCCGGTACGACCCCGGCCGCCCCAGCAGTGAACATAGACTGGCTGGTTGTCTGCTATGCTTTGATCAATTCGATCTAAAATTTGACACATCTCCTTTCTGGAGGGAATCCAGGTGTCCTTTATCGGCATCCTGTCAAAGAATACTTCAACACCCATATCATCAGCTATCGATTTCATCCTGTCTTCATAGGACTCAAAGGCCTTGCCGTTCCAGTTGATTTCGGTGGGTTCCATCAGGCTGATCACCCGGCGGATACCATGCTCCAAAAGTCTTTTCAGCTTTTGATGAGCCTGCTTAGGGTCAACCGCTCCAGGATAACAACCCGCTAACAATTTACCCGGAACCACCCAATAGGAGCGTTTGAACGGAACACTATGTTTTTGTTCATCGGCTGATTTCACAAACTCGCCTTTTTCTCTGCCAACCTTGTCGCCAAATCATTCAGGAACTCTGATTTTTCGATACGCTTTATCCATTCATTCGGTATCGCGTCAATTC
Proteins encoded in this window:
- a CDS encoding DUF6361 family protein → MVSKFGWIDFSEKERRQMLDVVQLFSERDTRDELGIGTIRDAFSDHFFPGTSTIQTRPKYMLLIPWMYIDFEKRRTASAQIGARARKFETDLIFTLLKNGNAEGVIGKDAKKNLVRLASNIYWAGLRSWGIRRFVGSQEQYHRSLDFYYKAGSLVGEEADEEFGDLKRFTNWHPGIPEPSKDFKQHASLELSANEADYLKERVLMLYPDSFFAQLLREKRFVKADYPWEHPVVRSLSPELSRSLLHARNFSEVIHGAALYYNLMLSEAAERQDWSESFNQKMEEWKAGLGVRYVELTSWYRNLEEFWMSQGLNTARIPTLTKAFVQKWLYFVFESPGMENLLGDRKVQDLIASREFQLKGPRARLSNRNALNRWRGESGTGRLIYRWGIASVFVSDILKAKNVRPAHA
- a CDS encoding dual specificity protein phosphatase family protein is translated as MKSADEQKHSVPFKRSYWVVPGKLLAGCYPGAVDPKQAHQKLKRLLEHGIRRVISLMEPTEINWNGKAFESYEDRMKSIADDMGVEVFFDRMPIKDTWIPSRKEMCQILDRIDQSIADNQPVYVHCWGGRGRTGTVVGCYLARHRIASDQKALTLIQKLRIDTEDKDKSSPETSHQVDMVLSWMQRE